In the genome of Hyphomonas sp. Mor2, one region contains:
- the ubiA gene encoding 4-hydroxybenzoate octaprenyltransferase yields the protein MSEFDSEDDKPRSVPLDSALPTWLQQLPDQSRPYAALARWDRPVGIWLLLLPCWIGLALMRVPAGFQWMDLLWIILFAIGAVAMRGAGCTWNDIRDRDIDGEVVRTAARPLPAGDVTLSEAYIFLAGQLAVGFLVWLFLPFDAKIVALLAIPLVAAYPYMKRITWWPQAWLGFTFNFGALVGAATATSVTGATVVLYLGLVCWTVAYDTIYAMQDREDDALVGVKSTARLFGDKVLTGVFVFHMAATALIFLGAYFAGAGRIGALLALAFLGHGIWQVSALSKNRDANALAMFKSNVWAGAIVLAGLTIAALL from the coding sequence ATGAGCGAGTTTGATTCTGAAGACGACAAGCCGCGCAGCGTGCCGCTCGACAGCGCGCTGCCGACCTGGTTGCAGCAATTACCGGATCAGAGCCGCCCCTATGCGGCACTGGCCCGCTGGGATCGTCCCGTAGGGATCTGGCTGCTCTTGCTGCCCTGCTGGATCGGTCTGGCGCTGATGCGCGTTCCGGCGGGATTCCAATGGATGGATCTGTTGTGGATCATCCTGTTCGCAATCGGCGCTGTCGCCATGCGCGGCGCTGGCTGCACCTGGAATGATATTCGCGATCGCGACATTGATGGGGAAGTGGTGAGAACCGCTGCGAGGCCCTTACCTGCGGGCGATGTCACGCTATCAGAAGCCTATATCTTCCTCGCCGGTCAATTGGCCGTGGGCTTCCTGGTCTGGCTCTTCCTGCCCTTTGATGCGAAGATTGTCGCCCTACTCGCTATACCGCTGGTGGCGGCCTATCCGTATATGAAGCGCATCACCTGGTGGCCGCAGGCCTGGCTCGGTTTCACGTTCAATTTCGGGGCTCTGGTCGGTGCAGCCACAGCAACGAGCGTCACCGGCGCGACCGTTGTCCTGTACCTGGGCTTGGTCTGCTGGACCGTCGCTTATGACACCATCTATGCCATGCAAGACCGCGAGGATGACGCGCTTGTTGGGGTGAAATCGACGGCGAGATTGTTCGGCGACAAAGTGCTGACCGGCGTGTTTGTCTTCCACATGGCAGCCACCGCTTTGATCTTCCTTGGCGCCTATTTCGCGGGCGCTGGACGCATCGGTGCTTTGTTGGCACTCGCTTTCCTGGGGCATGGCATCTGGCAGGTCTCGGCCTTGTCGAAGAATCGCGACGCGAACGCTCTGGCCATGTTCAAATCGAACGTCTGGGCGGGCGCAATCGTTCTCGCAGGCCTGACGATCGCAGCCTTGCTCTAG
- a CDS encoding 16S rRNA (uracil(1498)-N(3))-methyltransferase, translating into MSHIARLFVDTPLQQGRPVSLPDAQSKYLLRVMRLTEGAQVRVFNGVDGEWRCSLSIDRKTAVLTPDSKTREQAAGPDLTLLFAPVKKARTDFIVEKATELGVSALQPILTDYTQSQRVRTDRMRLLAIEAAEQTERMDLPAISEASPLPKVLAGWDRATPLIYCDEGGEAAPLRDRANQLSDKPAGILIGPEGGFSPKEREMLHALEFVIPITLGPRILRAETAVVSALTLWQSMVGDWRQAPYLPEA; encoded by the coding sequence ATGAGCCACATTGCCCGACTGTTCGTAGATACACCGCTTCAGCAAGGCCGTCCCGTGTCCTTGCCGGATGCGCAAAGCAAGTATTTGCTGCGCGTGATGCGCCTGACAGAAGGGGCGCAGGTGCGCGTATTCAATGGCGTGGACGGGGAATGGCGTTGCAGTCTGTCGATTGATCGCAAGACCGCTGTGTTGACGCCTGACAGCAAGACTCGTGAGCAAGCCGCAGGCCCGGATCTGACTCTCTTGTTTGCGCCCGTAAAAAAGGCCCGCACGGACTTTATCGTTGAGAAAGCCACCGAACTCGGCGTCTCTGCATTGCAGCCCATCCTCACAGACTACACGCAAAGCCAGCGGGTCCGGACGGATCGGATGCGATTATTGGCCATCGAGGCTGCAGAGCAGACAGAGAGAATGGACCTCCCGGCCATTAGCGAAGCAAGTCCGCTGCCCAAGGTGCTCGCCGGATGGGATCGCGCGACGCCGCTTATCTATTGTGATGAGGGTGGGGAGGCGGCGCCGCTCCGCGATCGTGCGAATCAATTGTCCGATAAACCCGCCGGGATCCTGATTGGCCCGGAAGGTGGCTTTTCGCCGAAAGAGCGCGAAATGCTGCATGCTCTCGAATTCGTGATCCCAATTACGCTGGGGCCGCGCATCCTTCGCGCAGAGACAGCGGTTGTGTCAGCGCTTACGCTTTGGCAATCCATGGTTGGAGATTGGCGACAGGCACCCTATCTGCCTGAAGCATAG
- a CDS encoding fatty acid desaturase family protein produces the protein MAAAKRIRPLDLFSREEWEHVSRRSDLLGLGMVVHCWAVIALAMAAAIWQPWLIIIAVPIIGARQLGLAVLMHEAAHGGLSQNSALNHFFGHWLSGAPIGGSLKAYRPYHLQHHKYAQQPEDPDLVLSAPFPITQTSLRRKIIRDLTGQTFYKQRLNQFSNALGLKIREGVNVANRMQAAREAVVPHLITNGLFFLVLTLLGHWWAFFVLWLLPMATWNMMVTRLRNIAEHAVVPDHNDPMRHARTTHASLLERIFIAPYWVNYHCEHHMFMHLPFYRLAEAHRLLDKKGITEQMEVQHGYWGVLKSAASKPEPVAAA, from the coding sequence ATGGCCGCCGCAAAACGAATCCGTCCGCTAGATCTTTTCAGCCGCGAAGAATGGGAGCATGTCTCCCGTCGCTCCGACTTGCTCGGACTTGGCATGGTGGTTCATTGCTGGGCTGTCATCGCCCTCGCCATGGCAGCAGCGATCTGGCAGCCTTGGCTGATTATCATCGCTGTCCCGATCATCGGTGCTCGGCAGTTGGGTCTTGCGGTTCTGATGCACGAGGCCGCCCATGGCGGACTGTCACAAAACTCGGCGCTGAACCACTTTTTCGGACATTGGCTCTCCGGAGCCCCCATTGGGGGCAGCCTCAAAGCCTATCGACCGTATCACCTGCAGCATCATAAGTATGCGCAACAGCCGGAAGATCCGGATCTGGTGCTCTCCGCCCCCTTCCCGATCACTCAGACATCGCTTCGTCGCAAGATCATCCGGGACCTGACCGGGCAAACCTTTTACAAGCAACGCCTGAACCAGTTCTCAAATGCGCTTGGTCTGAAAATCCGTGAAGGCGTCAATGTCGCCAATCGAATGCAGGCTGCCCGTGAAGCCGTGGTGCCGCATTTGATCACCAATGGCCTGTTCTTTCTTGTGCTCACCCTGCTGGGTCACTGGTGGGCCTTTTTCGTGCTCTGGCTCCTTCCGATGGCGACGTGGAACATGATGGTGACGCGTCTGCGCAATATTGCCGAACATGCGGTTGTGCCCGATCACAATGACCCGATGCGCCATGCCCGGACCACACATGCCAGCCTTCTGGAGCGGATCTTCATCGCGCCCTACTGGGTCAATTATCATTGCGAACATCACATGTTCATGCACCTCCCTTTCTACCGATTGGCTGAAGCCCACAGGCTTCTCGACAAGAAGGGCATCACCGAGCAGATGGAAGTGCAACACGGCTATTGGGGTGTACTCAAATCCGCAGCCAGCAAACCAGAACCCGTGGCCGCCGCATGA
- a CDS encoding TonB-dependent receptor has translation MQKTSLRRCALQTTIIAGLTGLGVGQLALAQDAEEEARQDTVIVTGSRIVNSNISSSSPITTVDAELFEARGTVDTIDLINALPQTNVGSLSQNSSFANGANGTSTVDLRGLGATRTLVLANGKRLPPGSPLSGGYASDVNLVPAPLVERVEIVTGGASAVYGSDAVAGVVNFIMKSDFEGVEADLQYGFNQFNNSDSASQAALADIGEDTLDGYHSTNDTYDLSLVMGSNLDDGRGNATVYFRYTENEGIDQGERDFSRCALNESGGVPSCLGSNQGPFPTTFLLSPAIPVGGAIADAVPVYNADGTILTDSDGAAITSGAYSLNSDNSLSSGFNNPFNFNPQNPIRRATERFNAGFLGHYEITPDVEAYAEFGFSKSTSPQVIAPSAAFGSSINQVNCDNPLFTAEQLAAFCGVIDADTGFYTRDIETSTGGVAGDGLVQAEVRRRFVEGGGRTDTRTLTNFRFVGGLRGTVMDHIDWDVFGQVAQTELDRIQTNQVTSVNLSRALDIVDDGNGNPVCRSFLDGTDPNCIPFVSAYVVGAEVDPGLAAYVDTPTLTTGSIEQFVYGATTQTDLSNYGISTPWAEDGPNVLVGVEYRRDGISAQADGTNQSGGLVGSGGAVLPTNGETDLIEYFAEVQLPLIQGMNFAEEVGLSAAIRNSSYESVDILNAVEGGDFSVDTYSVGATWAPNDQIRFRAQYQRATRAPNVFELFNPQNTNLSSLSDPCSGFAGTDDAPTATFEQCARSGVSEAQYGAIPPDSGQLNIITSGSPDLSPEEADTITLGFVYQPAQIPDLLISLDYYQIELNDRIGSTPASFTLSNCLETGEEEFCSLINRGTDGSLTQVPRAQAAIDTSTINTGFLNVSGIDLAVGYSHDLDRWGQVALNYNANYQLENETSERDGIEPYDCVGYYDQSCENPTYEYAHNVSVAYQSPWDVRANLLWRFLSSVERLSAIDPVTGETTTFAEAGIDTVSSKLDGEHYFDVAAFWDVNEFVELRAGVNNVLDNDPPIVPQFGPSPTANIEGNTVAGVYEAAGRFVFVGAKLSF, from the coding sequence ATGCAAAAGACAAGTCTTCGTCGCTGCGCGCTGCAGACGACGATAATCGCGGGACTCACGGGGCTCGGCGTCGGTCAGCTCGCGCTGGCACAGGATGCAGAGGAAGAGGCGCGGCAGGATACGGTGATTGTGACAGGGTCGCGGATCGTGAACTCTAACATTTCTTCATCCAGTCCGATCACGACAGTGGATGCTGAGCTGTTTGAAGCCCGCGGCACCGTTGATACGATTGATTTGATCAATGCGTTGCCGCAGACAAATGTCGGATCGCTGAGCCAGAACTCATCCTTCGCGAATGGCGCGAACGGGACGTCGACTGTTGATCTTCGTGGCCTGGGGGCCACGCGGACATTGGTTCTCGCAAATGGTAAGCGTTTGCCGCCAGGGTCCCCCCTTTCAGGCGGATACGCCAGCGACGTGAACTTGGTTCCTGCGCCACTCGTCGAGCGCGTCGAAATCGTGACTGGCGGTGCATCTGCTGTTTACGGGTCCGATGCGGTCGCCGGTGTGGTCAACTTTATCATGAAATCGGACTTTGAAGGTGTTGAAGCGGATCTCCAGTATGGTTTCAACCAGTTCAACAATTCGGACAGCGCTTCTCAGGCTGCCCTCGCCGACATCGGTGAAGACACCTTGGATGGATACCATTCCACAAATGATACATACGACTTGTCCTTGGTAATGGGGAGCAATCTGGATGATGGTCGCGGAAACGCGACCGTATATTTCCGTTACACGGAGAATGAGGGCATCGATCAGGGTGAACGAGACTTTTCGCGTTGTGCGTTAAATGAAAGTGGTGGCGTCCCATCCTGTCTGGGATCAAATCAGGGACCATTTCCAACGACATTCTTGCTATCCCCCGCCATTCCAGTAGGCGGAGCTATTGCGGATGCTGTTCCCGTCTACAATGCAGATGGCACAATCCTGACGGATAGCGATGGTGCCGCAATTACGAGTGGCGCGTACTCACTGAACAGCGACAACTCCTTATCGTCTGGATTCAACAACCCGTTCAACTTTAACCCTCAAAACCCTATTCGTCGCGCGACCGAGCGATTTAACGCCGGATTCCTGGGCCATTATGAGATCACGCCGGACGTTGAAGCGTATGCGGAGTTCGGCTTTTCCAAGTCAACGTCACCTCAAGTGATCGCACCTTCGGCGGCGTTTGGTAGTTCCATCAATCAAGTGAATTGCGACAATCCGTTATTCACAGCAGAGCAGCTTGCAGCTTTCTGCGGTGTGATCGATGCAGATACAGGCTTCTATACCCGAGACATCGAAACCAGCACCGGTGGCGTCGCAGGCGATGGCCTGGTTCAGGCTGAAGTTCGACGTCGATTCGTCGAAGGTGGCGGCCGGACCGATACGCGCACGCTGACCAACTTCCGTTTTGTCGGTGGACTGCGCGGCACCGTCATGGACCACATTGACTGGGACGTGTTCGGACAGGTCGCCCAAACAGAGCTTGATCGGATCCAGACCAACCAGGTGACATCCGTCAATCTTTCCCGCGCTCTGGACATCGTTGATGATGGCAACGGAAATCCGGTTTGTCGGTCGTTCCTGGATGGTACGGATCCGAACTGTATTCCATTTGTTTCGGCCTACGTGGTCGGGGCGGAAGTTGATCCGGGTCTTGCGGCCTATGTCGACACGCCAACTCTGACAACTGGCTCGATCGAACAATTTGTTTATGGCGCGACCACCCAGACGGACCTCAGCAATTACGGCATCTCCACGCCATGGGCGGAAGATGGTCCGAACGTCCTGGTGGGTGTCGAGTATCGTCGTGACGGTATCTCAGCACAGGCTGATGGCACCAATCAAAGCGGCGGTCTTGTCGGCTCTGGCGGCGCCGTTCTGCCAACCAATGGTGAGACGGACCTGATCGAGTACTTTGCGGAGGTCCAATTGCCCCTCATTCAGGGCATGAATTTCGCGGAGGAAGTTGGTTTGTCCGCGGCTATCCGCAATTCCAGTTACGAGTCTGTGGACATTCTGAACGCAGTCGAAGGCGGTGATTTCTCGGTCGATACCTATTCTGTCGGTGCGACCTGGGCACCGAACGACCAGATCCGTTTCCGCGCTCAATATCAGCGCGCAACGCGTGCCCCAAACGTGTTCGAATTGTTCAACCCGCAGAACACAAATCTGAGCAGCCTGTCCGATCCTTGTTCCGGTTTCGCGGGGACTGATGACGCGCCCACGGCGACGTTCGAGCAGTGCGCAAGATCGGGTGTAAGCGAGGCTCAATACGGTGCGATCCCACCCGACTCTGGTCAGTTGAACATCATAACCAGCGGGAGCCCAGATTTGTCTCCGGAAGAAGCGGACACCATTACGCTTGGATTTGTCTACCAACCCGCGCAGATACCTGATCTCCTGATTTCCCTAGATTACTACCAAATCGAGTTGAACGACCGTATTGGATCTACGCCAGCCTCGTTCACGCTGAGCAACTGCTTGGAAACGGGTGAAGAAGAATTCTGTAGCCTGATCAATCGTGGCACCGACGGATCGCTCACCCAAGTCCCTCGCGCCCAGGCGGCGATTGACACGAGCACGATTAATACGGGTTTCTTGAATGTCTCAGGGATCGATCTCGCCGTCGGTTACAGCCATGACCTGGATCGGTGGGGGCAGGTCGCTCTGAACTATAACGCAAACTATCAGCTGGAGAACGAAACCAGCGAGCGCGATGGCATCGAGCCATATGATTGCGTTGGTTATTATGATCAGAGCTGCGAGAACCCGACATATGAGTACGCTCACAATGTATCGGTCGCATACCAATCGCCCTGGGATGTTCGCGCGAATCTGTTGTGGCGCTTTCTTTCGTCGGTTGAGCGTCTGAGCGCGATCGACCCGGTGACCGGCGAAACCACAACGTTCGCGGAAGCTGGAATCGATACGGTATCGTCCAAGCTGGATGGAGAGCACTATTTTGACGTGGCCGCTTTCTGGGACGTCAATGAATTCGTGGAGCTCCGGGCGGGCGTCAACAATGTGCTGGACAATGATCCACCAATTGTCCCTCAATTCGGTCCTAGTCCGACGGCGAACATTGAAGGAAATACGGTCGCTGGGGTCTATGAAGCGGCGGGCCGCTTTGTCTTTGTTGGTGCGAAGTTGAGCTTCTAG
- a CDS encoding glutamate--cysteine ligase: MTTPTTDIDENAPRLSGKTELVEWFEAGSKPKADWRIGTEHEKFGFTWDGLKPLPYDGEASIKAMLEGLRDRFDWAPIEENGYLIGLKKHGASVSLEPGGQFELSGAPLEHIHETCNEVGQHLNEVREIAEPLGIGFIGLGASPIWSMEETPIMPKGRYKIMRAYMEKVGRLGRQMMFRTCTVQSNLDYGSEADMVKKFRVSLALQPLGTALFANSPFLEGRPNGFLSYRSQIWTDTDPDRTGMLPFVFEDGFGFERYVDYALDVPMYFVRRGGKYLDASGLSFRDFMDGKLPILPGEKPAIDDFEDHLSTIFPEVRLKRFLEMRGSDSGPWSRLCAFSAFWTGLLYDETALDEAWTLVKDWTEGDREALRQTVRTIGLKAPVPGGRTLQALGKDVLEIARGGLRRRAKLSVSGDDETGFLQELDHTLATGQTPAEELLRAYYEDWGRDTSKVFKELAY; this comes from the coding sequence GTGACGACTCCGACGACAGACATTGACGAAAATGCACCGCGCTTGTCCGGCAAGACCGAGCTGGTCGAATGGTTCGAAGCCGGCAGCAAGCCGAAGGCAGACTGGCGGATCGGCACCGAGCATGAAAAGTTCGGGTTTACCTGGGATGGCCTGAAACCGCTCCCTTACGACGGCGAGGCCTCGATCAAGGCGATGCTGGAAGGATTGCGGGATCGATTTGACTGGGCACCGATTGAAGAGAATGGCTATCTGATCGGCCTCAAGAAGCATGGCGCCAGCGTCAGCCTCGAACCTGGCGGTCAGTTTGAACTCTCCGGCGCGCCGCTCGAACATATTCACGAGACCTGCAATGAGGTGGGACAACATCTCAATGAAGTGCGTGAAATCGCTGAGCCGCTCGGCATCGGCTTTATCGGCCTCGGCGCCAGCCCGATCTGGTCGATGGAAGAAACGCCGATCATGCCCAAGGGCCGCTACAAGATCATGCGCGCTTACATGGAGAAGGTCGGGCGACTCGGCCGCCAGATGATGTTCCGCACCTGCACGGTCCAGAGCAATCTCGATTATGGCTCCGAAGCCGACATGGTGAAGAAGTTTCGGGTGTCTCTGGCGCTGCAACCCCTCGGCACAGCGCTGTTCGCCAACTCGCCCTTCCTGGAGGGGCGCCCGAACGGGTTTCTGTCCTATCGATCACAAATCTGGACCGACACCGACCCGGATCGCACAGGCATGCTTCCTTTCGTCTTCGAGGACGGCTTCGGGTTTGAGCGATATGTGGACTATGCCCTTGATGTACCGATGTATTTTGTCCGACGCGGCGGAAAGTATCTGGACGCATCTGGCCTGAGTTTCCGCGATTTCATGGACGGGAAACTGCCCATATTGCCGGGTGAGAAACCGGCAATTGATGATTTTGAGGACCATCTCTCGACCATCTTTCCGGAAGTGCGTCTGAAGCGTTTCCTGGAAATGCGCGGCAGTGATTCGGGCCCGTGGTCGCGGCTGTGTGCCTTTTCAGCCTTCTGGACGGGCCTCCTCTACGACGAGACCGCGCTCGACGAGGCCTGGACCCTGGTCAAGGATTGGACGGAGGGCGATCGCGAAGCCTTGCGACAGACCGTCCGTACGATCGGACTAAAAGCCCCGGTTCCCGGCGGGCGCACCCTGCAGGCGCTGGGCAAGGATGTTCTTGAAATCGCGCGTGGCGGGCTGCGGCGCCGGGCCAAGCTGTCCGTATCGGGGGACGATGAAACCGGATTCCTGCAGGAACTGGATCACACACTCGCCACCGGCCAGACCCCGGCTGAGGAGCTGTTGCGCGCCTATTATGAAGACTGGGGCAGGGATACAAGTAAAGTCTTCAAAGAACTCGCCTATTAA
- a CDS encoding DUF2237 domain-containing protein, whose amino-acid sequence MSAQTPPAKNVLGGALASCSHEPLTGFFRDGCCNTGPMDHGLHTVCVTVTAEFLQYSFNRGNDLITPRPEFRFPGLKPGDKWCLCASRWEEARLMGVAPPVVLDATHHKTLSIVDLAHLKAHAEKVS is encoded by the coding sequence ATGAGCGCGCAAACGCCTCCGGCAAAGAACGTCCTCGGCGGCGCGCTCGCCTCCTGCAGTCATGAACCACTGACCGGGTTCTTTCGCGACGGCTGCTGCAATACCGGCCCCATGGATCACGGCCTGCACACTGTATGTGTGACCGTCACAGCCGAGTTCCTGCAATACAGCTTCAATCGCGGAAACGATCTGATCACGCCGCGTCCCGAGTTCCGTTTCCCCGGCCTGAAACCCGGCGATAAGTGGTGCCTGTGCGCCTCACGCTGGGAAGAAGCCCGGCTCATGGGTGTGGCCCCACCAGTGGTTCTGGACGCCACGCATCACAAGACACTCTCCATTGTCGATCTTGCCCATCTCAAAGCGCACGCAGAAAAGGTTTCCTAG
- a CDS encoding TonB-dependent receptor has product MKSRLFASSIIAGASFGLYAVPAMAQETESATPVSAIDADDLRQDTVIITGTRIQAPGIVSSSPITTLGQEEFELTQTVEVERLFRDLPVALPGDNENVNNGTAGATSVDLRGLGDQRTLVLVDGKRMVPFDTDGEVDISAIPVIMLDRIDVVTGGASAVYGSDAMAGAVNFILRDDFEGVEVASRYRFSEQGDGELWGDSEVYSLSTLLGANLDNGRGNVTLALDFTDRKGVLLGDRDYSEFGVSTANGPNAGGAPASPPANCDAPNATLASTGVGSTTSMPTAIDLLSGTIQFLNDGTVGPRCSRFNFSPFNYLQTPQERFVTMATGRYEINNHFEAYARANFAAINVRQQVAPSGVFGNRFEIPLQNPFLSDNARNTIVNNINTFLAANPLVTFADAGVNDLNSNGVFDLNDSITAPVRRRTLELGTRSTNYDSNNFQFVAGLRGDLWGDWDYDVYYSHAEADRTEVRAGYTNVSAFADALNTTDATQCLAPGATSAVAGCVPIDLFSTGFGSITPAMAAANSATGILKSDYEQNIFSAVAFGPVESLKLPTAANPVSLSIGAEYREEIGSSTPDECLKEPPTSCLGGAGGTVLPISSSFDVTEFFGEAFVPLVTDMEFAQNLELELGFRAADYSSFGNNETWKAGLNWEVVDGLRFRVMQQRAVRAPNIGELGSPVVTGLEDASFDPCSNGNPAFQDGTGTVQASLIASALAANPQLQTLCNSTGVITPLIGIVPDIVSSQINTFEGTDPNALPEPETGDTFTIGMTWQTPTFGNMTSGLVTLDYYEIEITDEIGEFSPQEVLDNCYIGGDITECAKINRISGTLATSGAGVNLFTTNLDYRLAEGVDFSVDTDWDLGEVGELSVGFFATLQTANESQSSSTTPVIDCLGRFGNDCQPTPELRFNQRTTWRKGPYTASLLWRYFGEVDIQDSQRAGTFDAFETIDAQHRFDLSGSWDINENVVLSANIRNLFDEEPPIVGNGAGSTARNFGNTFPSAYETLGRLWTVGVKASF; this is encoded by the coding sequence ATGAAAAGCCGCTTGTTTGCGTCGTCGATTATCGCCGGTGCTTCATTCGGTCTCTATGCCGTGCCTGCCATGGCTCAGGAGACGGAGTCTGCGACTCCTGTTTCCGCGATTGACGCGGATGACCTGCGTCAGGATACGGTGATCATCACCGGTACGCGCATTCAGGCGCCAGGGATCGTGTCTTCGAGCCCGATCACCACACTTGGACAGGAAGAATTCGAACTGACCCAAACGGTCGAAGTCGAGCGCCTGTTCCGTGACCTGCCTGTGGCGCTGCCTGGCGACAACGAAAACGTCAATAACGGTACAGCCGGTGCGACATCTGTTGACCTGCGCGGCCTCGGCGACCAGCGGACACTCGTCCTGGTCGACGGTAAGCGTATGGTTCCATTCGACACCGACGGTGAAGTCGACATTTCCGCGATCCCAGTGATCATGCTGGATCGGATCGACGTGGTCACCGGTGGTGCGTCTGCCGTTTACGGTTCTGACGCGATGGCCGGTGCGGTCAACTTCATTCTGAGAGACGATTTCGAAGGTGTCGAAGTTGCATCACGCTACCGCTTCTCTGAGCAGGGCGACGGCGAACTCTGGGGCGACTCAGAAGTCTACAGCCTGTCGACATTGCTCGGTGCGAACCTGGACAATGGTCGCGGTAACGTCACTCTGGCTCTGGACTTCACGGATCGTAAAGGCGTTCTGCTGGGCGACCGTGACTATTCGGAGTTTGGTGTTTCGACCGCAAACGGCCCGAACGCTGGCGGCGCGCCTGCCAGCCCACCTGCTAACTGTGACGCGCCAAACGCGACTCTCGCCTCTACCGGTGTTGGTTCCACAACATCCATGCCAACCGCGATTGACCTGCTCAGCGGCACCATTCAGTTCCTGAACGATGGTACCGTTGGCCCACGTTGCTCTCGCTTTAACTTCAGCCCGTTCAACTATCTGCAAACGCCGCAAGAGCGTTTTGTCACGATGGCGACCGGTCGATATGAGATCAACAACCACTTCGAAGCCTATGCCCGTGCAAACTTCGCTGCGATCAATGTTCGCCAGCAGGTTGCGCCTTCAGGCGTGTTCGGCAACCGCTTCGAAATTCCACTGCAGAACCCGTTCCTGTCCGACAATGCTCGGAACACGATCGTCAACAACATCAACACGTTCCTCGCGGCCAACCCGCTGGTGACGTTTGCGGATGCTGGGGTCAACGATCTGAACAGCAACGGTGTATTCGACCTGAACGACTCGATCACTGCGCCGGTTCGCCGTCGTACGCTCGAGCTTGGTACACGTTCAACCAATTATGATTCCAACAACTTCCAGTTCGTTGCCGGTCTCCGCGGCGATCTGTGGGGCGATTGGGACTATGACGTGTACTATTCCCACGCTGAAGCTGACCGGACAGAAGTCCGCGCCGGATACACGAACGTATCTGCTTTCGCAGACGCTCTGAACACGACGGACGCCACACAATGTCTTGCACCTGGTGCCACGTCAGCCGTCGCAGGGTGTGTACCGATCGACTTGTTCTCGACCGGTTTCGGGTCAATCACGCCAGCCATGGCGGCTGCGAACAGTGCGACCGGTATCCTGAAGTCTGACTATGAGCAGAACATCTTCAGTGCAGTTGCGTTTGGCCCAGTCGAAAGCCTGAAGCTCCCAACTGCAGCAAACCCTGTTTCGCTGTCGATCGGTGCAGAGTATCGTGAAGAGATCGGTTCTTCTACGCCGGACGAGTGTTTGAAAGAGCCGCCAACCAGCTGTCTGGGTGGTGCCGGTGGTACTGTTCTGCCGATTTCTTCTTCGTTCGACGTGACCGAGTTCTTCGGTGAAGCCTTCGTTCCACTCGTAACCGACATGGAATTTGCTCAGAACCTCGAGCTGGAACTTGGTTTCCGTGCTGCTGACTATTCTTCGTTCGGTAACAACGAAACCTGGAAAGCCGGTTTGAACTGGGAAGTCGTTGACGGACTTCGGTTCCGCGTCATGCAACAGCGCGCTGTTCGTGCACCAAACATTGGTGAACTGGGTAGCCCTGTCGTGACTGGCCTCGAAGACGCAAGCTTCGACCCATGCTCTAACGGTAACCCAGCGTTCCAGGACGGCACCGGTACGGTTCAGGCAAGCCTGATCGCATCGGCACTGGCTGCGAACCCTCAGCTGCAAACACTGTGTAACTCTACCGGTGTGATCACGCCGCTGATCGGTATCGTTCCAGATATCGTGTCGAGCCAGATCAACACGTTTGAAGGGACCGACCCGAACGCTCTGCCTGAGCCAGAAACCGGTGACACGTTCACCATCGGTATGACTTGGCAGACACCAACTTTCGGCAACATGACCTCTGGTCTCGTGACCCTCGATTACTATGAAATCGAGATCACTGACGAGATCGGTGAGTTCAGCCCGCAAGAAGTTCTGGACAACTGCTATATCGGTGGCGACATCACTGAATGTGCCAAGATCAACCGTATCAGTGGTACGCTCGCGACTTCAGGCGCCGGTGTGAACCTGTTCACCACCAACCTCGACTACCGTCTGGCAGAAGGCGTTGACTTCAGCGTCGACACTGACTGGGATCTGGGCGAAGTCGGTGAACTGAGCGTTGGCTTCTTCGCGACACTTCAGACCGCAAACGAAAGCCAGTCTTCGAGCACCACTCCGGTGATCGACTGCCTGGGTCGTTTCGGTAATGACTGTCAGCCAACCCCTGAGCTTCGCTTCAACCAGCGCACCACATGGCGCAAAGGCCCGTACACGGCGTCTCTGCTGTGGCGGTACTTCGGTGAAGTCGACATTCAGGACTCTCAGCGTGCTGGTACGTTTGACGCGTTCGAAACCATCGATGCTCAGCATCGCTTCGACCTGTCAGGCAGCTGGGACATCAACGAGAACGTTGTACTGTCTGCGAACATCCGGAACCTCTTCGACGAAGAGCCTCCGATTGTTGGTAACGGCGCTGGTTCGACTGCCCGTAACTTCGGTAACACATTCCCAAGTGCCTATGAGACACTCGGCCGTCTGTGGACCGTTGGCGTTAAGGCATCGTTCTAA